In Panacibacter microcysteis, the genomic stretch ATAAATAAAGCATTTGGTGCAACTAAGATTGTACCCGATGCTGTAAAACATTTCATATTTATGCAATTGCATGAGGCTTCTGAATCAAAAATTACATGCAATGTTCAATATTGGTAAAACAGAGCCGGTCACTCAAACGCCAGGTATTAGTGTGCATGAAAAAGCCGGCTACACAATCAATGGTTTAATTATATAGCCGGCTTTCTGTCCGCTTTTCAGCACCGGTTGTGTCACTCACTTGTACTGTACAACATATATGATCAACGATGCCTTTTCACGCAGTGCTGTAAAAAGCAAAACTGCATAGATCATACTTCTTACTTTTGAGACAGTGCGTTTGTCTTCAGTTTATCTTTAAAGACTTTCTCAAACTTTTCCACCTTGGGCATAATCACAAACCGGCAATACATCTGGGATGGATTGGAGTTATAATATTCCTGGTGATAGGCTTCTGCAGAGTAAAAATTCTTGTATGGTTCTATTGCCGTTACAATCGGATCTTTAAACGCGCCGCTGGAGTCGAGTTCATTTTTATAATAAGCTGCCTTTTCTTTTTGATCAGGCGTATGGTAAAAAACTACGCTTCGGTATTGTGTGCCAACATCATTTCCCTGGCGATTCAATGTAGTAGGGTCATGTGTTTTCCAGAATACCTCCAGCAATTCATCGAAAGAAATTACATCCGGCGAATACACAACCTGGCAGCATTCTGCATGGCCGGTAGTACCGGTGCATACCTCCTCATACGTTGGGTTGAGTACGCTACCGCCACTGTACCCGCTGGTAACTTTCACCACACCATTCAACCGTTCGAAAATGGCCTCTGTACACCAAAAACAACCGGTGCCAAAAGTTGCAGTGTCGTAGTGTACGCTTGTTTTCATTTTTGCTGTAGATAAATCCATGGATTGCCCTTTGTGTTCTGCACATGAAAAAATCAGCAGACAACTTAATAAAAGACTGCTATTAAGCATACCTGTGTAATTTTTTTTCATTCCTGTAATCATTTGCGCAAGTAGTAAAATTTTATCAATACGGTCAAGTTAATTAACAAAGCCCTATAAAGATAAAATTGATTAACCGTAAATACGGAAATCAGGACTGGTACTTACTTAAGGAAATGCTAAAGGATGGGCATAAAAAAAAGGATGGCATTTGCCATCCTTTTTTTGTTACAATAATTTGTTACCAAAGATTTATCGGTAAAGTTACTGTTGTGGTAACTCCATCTATAGTGAGGTCGGCTAGATTATCACAATCTCTTACCACGGTACCGTAATCTACAGTCCAGGTAGGTTGGTTTGTAAAATTAATGATCCTGTTTCCTGCAACAACAAAATCACAACGCTTATAAATAATAGGGTTAGCTACATCTATTGAGTCTCTGAATTGATAAGAAACACCGCCGCTTAACACGTCACCGGTTTCTACTCCTGTAACTTTAAACCATCCCTGAACGCGAATATTAGGATAGAATCCGTCATCTTCTCGCTTAACAAATCTTTTAGCGCCATTGTAAATTATATAGTCACCGTTGATTTCTGTAAGCTTTCTGTTCAAAGAAGTTTGTCTGTAAGCTGTTTGTGGGTCCTGCGTTTTGCTTTCATGTCTTACGCGTAAGCTACCCTCAAATTTTACACTATCGTAACCCTGCTTAGCACTTTTTACGTAGTAATTATCATATGTTTCGATAAAATAGCTTTGAGATGTAGTATCCATCATATCGCCATAATATGTACGAATCACCTTTCCGCTCCTGGTTATACCTGAAGCAACATAAGTACAACCGGTACCCCAATCAGTTATTACTGTTCTGGGATAAACACCTTCCGGATTGTCGTAGGTTACTACAGGAGGGCAGGAGCCATTATTTACAGCGGCACTTACAGCTAAAGAAGGATTTAATGCATAAGCAAGCTGTTCAGACTCTTCAGCCGCTGCGAGGTCTTGCAGACCAATCGTCTTTTTAATCGCAAAATCAGTATTGGAAGCTGAAGTCGAAGCTTGAGTAGGTTTTAATTCGTTTTTGTTACAGGATACAAATACAGTAGCTGCAATCATCAGAAGTGAACCGCCACCAAAAAGGAGTGTTTTTTTTCTCATCGGGTTTGATTTAGAATGTTCTTTTAATTTACGTAAAAACTTTTATGCTGGTTTCAAAATATAAGGTACTGATAAATCAAAGGATGCGGATAATAAAGTAAAAGTAGTATTTTTCGAATAAAAAGAAAAAATTGTTAAAGGATTAAAATTAGCAAGAATTCGGCTCTCAGAACAATTGCAATGTTTTATTGTACTTTAAACATTAAGCTTCAATCTTTTTTTCACCGTTTCCATTATCTGCAGGGCGTCAGGTGTCAGGTTAAAAAGAAAAATTCCGCCGATCATGATGCCTGAAAATACAGCACTTCGCAACAGCAGGAATACAAACCCATGAAACTGGCGAAACAGCCAGAAACTTACTGCATAAGCTACCAACGCTAATACAATTGCGATGACAGTTTTATTGCTAAAGGGTTGAAAGCCAAACTTTCTCCTTAAAAACTCAAATCTTATAAAATTGTACACAGTCAAAGAAATGAAATCACCATACACAGAGCCGATTATCCCGAATTCCTTTACAAACACGTATACAAGCGGGATCCTGAGCGCCAGCATAACCACACCGCTCAAAAATTCGAAACGCCAATAGGTAGAAGAACCGATTACCTGCGCATTTAATCCTGTGCCGGCGTCAATCACCCGGATAATACCGAATATAAACACCAGCGGTATGCCGGCTTTATATGCTTCCTGCACATTAAACACATCCAGTGCATCAGCTATATTCAGCCAGACATTGCCAAATATGAAAAGAGCAATCAACAGCAGGTTGATCGAAGAACGGTAGTAAATTCTTTTAATCTCTGCCAGGTTTTTGTCTTTCCATAAACGCACCAGTACACCGGTGGCAATAGCCTGTATACTTCTTACAGGTATTTGCATAAGACTGGATGTATACAACGCCAGCAGGTACACCGCCGCATCTTCCAGGCCTCTTATACTGGCAATCATCAATCCATCTATCGTTTGACCGATGGTTGAAACAACAATACCGCCAAAGATAAAAATCTGCATGGCCAGCATCTTTTTCTTAAACTTCTTCGTTACGCGGCTTGCCTTAAAGTGAAATTTGAACCTTCCTGTCCGTACCAGGTAAATAAGCAGCACAACGGCCATTATTACATAAGCCAGGGAAAACAGTTGCATAAACCGTTTAAAATCGATCCACTCAAAAAGGTATAAACAGGCCAGCAATAAAATGTACAACCGCATACCTGTCTCTTTTAAAAAATGCGGCAATATCGTTTTTTGCAATGCCCATGCATAACCTTCAAGCAGAGAAAAAAGCAGGTAGCCAAAAAAATAAGGAATGATGTATAAATAGTAATCAACCAGCAGTTTCGATTTGGTACCAAATTTTTGAACGATCACCGGTTCAAAAAAATAGGCACCAATCGCAACAAGTAAAAATCCAATAGCCGCGTACACAAAAGCCCTGCTTAAAAGATCAATTTCTTTTTCCGGCAGGTTGTCTTTATAGTACGGATAAAATTTGTAAACAATCGGTATAATACCGAGACTGGCAATGATGTAAAAATTCTGACCAATGTCATTGAACAACCGCGTAAGCGCATACTGATCCTGAGAAAAAGTTCCCTTGGTTACAAAAAGATAAGTATTTAAAACGCCAACGGCAACACCTATATATATTACAATGCTCGAAATGATCGCCTGTTTTCTTATACCTGACATGTAGTTGCTTATATCGGCAAATTAACCGAAAATATGTATAGGAATTTTTTGAGCCCGGCTTTTGCACATGCATTTAACGCCTGTTACGTCGCACTCTTGTACTGTGGAAGCTATATTGGCCAGGCGCGTAGATGGAAGCGTAAAACAGCTATCCTTATTTAATCTGCGCCTGTTCTTTAACCGTTACGTAATACAGACTTGTAATAAAATTACCATCCAGCAACGCTTTATCAGCGGCGCTTACAGACAGTTTTTGCCACTTCGTTGTGGGTTTCAATCTTATATTACCGTTGCCATTATTCAACGCAAGTTGCAAATTAAATCCAGGAACACAATCAGACCATTTATAGCAAAAAGTCTTGCCGTCATTGGTATAATAATAATCCAGTTGCGGAATTTGTGTGGTGCGCAGGTACTGGTCAAACACTTTACTAAAATCTATACCCGATGTTTTGCTGATATATTCTTCCACCTGTTTTGTATCCACCGTCTGGTGATAAAACGTCTTGTTTAAACCTCTTAATATTTGCCGCCATTGCCCATCATTGTCAATACTATGCCTGATAGCCTGTAACATATTACCTGCTTTGGGATACATATCTCCGCTGCCTTCTTTATTCACACCGTAAGGGCCAATGATATTTATGTCATTTTGTATACCTTTTCTTGTGCCGGCATTGTATTCATTACCGGCTTTTGCGCCGTAATAATAATCTGTAAAAAGTGTCTCGCTGTAATTGGTAAAACCTTCATGAACCCACATATCTGCAATATCATTGGACGTGATATTATTGGCAAACCACTCGTGACCACTTTCGTGCACAATAATAAAATCCCACTTCAATCCCCAACCGGTTCCAGACAGGTCTCTTCCCAGGTAGCCGTTTAAAAATTTATTGCCATATGCCACCGCACTCTGGTGTTCCATGCCCAGGTGTGGTGATTGTACCAGTTTGTAACCATCTTCGTAAAAAGGGTAGGGGCCCATCCAATACTCAAAAGCCCGCAGCATCAGCTTCACCTGTTCAAACTGCTTTTTCGCTTTCGGTATTTCATAATCCAACACCCAGTAACTAAGGTCAAGTTTACCTTTTTCGCCCATAAAAGTATCTGTCCAGTTTTCGTATTTACCAATGTAAGGAATGATGTTGTAGTTATTAATGGGATTGACAACCTCCCATGTATAGGTGGCCAGGCCGCCATTGGAAGATTTATTCTTTAACCTTCCGTTTCCTACACCAATCAATGTATCTGGTACAATCATGGTCAATGTTGCACCGCTATCGGGTTCGTCACTCTGGTGATCTTTGCAAGGGTACCAAACACTGGCGCCAAGACCCTGGCAGGCTACACTCATCCATGGCCTGCCGAGCGAATCTTTTTTCCATATCCAGCCGCCATCCCATGGTGGTCTTACTGCTTCTCTTGGTTTGCCATGATAGTAAACAGTTACATCGTTCACCGCGTTTGCCGGCTGCTTGGGCACATTTACATGCCATGCATTACCATCTTTTGTAAACTGCAGCGGCCGGTTGCTGTTGCCAAATAAAACACTGTCTATTACCAATGGCTCCTGCAGGTCTATCTGCATAAAGGCGGGGTAGCTGCTTTGTGTAACCTTATATTTGATACCTGTTTTACCTGTTATAGTTTTGGTGCTGTAATCGGGCTTTACAGAAATGTCATAATGCAGCACGTTCCACCATGTTCTTTCAGCATTAAGTGAACCACGCAGTGTATCCTGGTGTGTAAAGGTCGCTTTTTTTTCGCCGAGCTGTGCCTTTACAAAACCTGCAGATGAAGCCGTACACAACAGTAAAACAAGTATTTTCTTCATGCGATAAAAATAGGATATTCGATGCTGTCTCAGTTCTAAAATTTATGAATGGAACAATGGATTTAAACCAGCAACAGGGCTATACGCAACCGCAGCAAAACTGCGCCCGTTGCCCAATAGCATTGTTGCCGCTGAAGAGTGCGACGCAACAGGTGTTCAATCTTTATTCAACAGCCCGGCTCATACATGTATTTTTTCTATTATGTATACTCTTGTCATGCGCCCGTAAACAGCAAAATGACCAACAGGTTTTTTATTACAACGAAACAACCGGCGTGGCCACGCTGGATCCTGCGTTTGCCCGCAACCAAAGCATTATGTGGGTAACACACCAGTTATACAATACCATTGTAGAAATGGACGCTGACCTGAACATTGCACCCTCCCTGGCAAAAACATGGGAGATAAGTGCTGACAGGCTTATCTATACTTTTCACCTGCGAAAGGATGTATACTTTAATGATGACAATGTTTTTGAAGGCGGGAAAGGCAGACTGCTTACTGCAAACGATGTGGTATATAGCCTGCAAAGAATAGTGGATACAAAAACTGCCAGCAGTGGCGCATGGATATTTAATAACCGTGTTGATGCGGTAAATGGTTTTACCGCAATAAACGATTCCACTTTTCAGCTAACACTATTGAGGCCGTTTCAACCAATACTTGGTATTCTTACCATGCAGTATTGCAGCGTTGTTGCGAGAGAAGCTGTAGAAAAATATGGTAATGATTTTCGCAGCCATCCATGTGGCAGCGGGCCTTTCAGGCTTAAATACTGGGATGAAGGACAGGCTATGGTGCTGGAGAAGAACAAACAATACTGGGAGAAAGATGAAACAGGCAAACAGCTTCCTTACCTCGATGCTGTGAAGATCAGTTTCTATGATAACAAAGCCACCGAATTTCTGGAATTCAGGCAAAAGCGGCTCAGCTTTATCAATGACATTGACCCTTCTTTTAAAGACGAAGTGCTTACCAAAAAAGGCACACTGCGCAACGAATGGAAAGATAAAATACTGCTGGATAAACATGCTTACCTGAATACTGAATATTTCGGCATACTGGTAGATACGCAAAATGCACTGGTGAAAAATTCGCCCCTGAAAACAAAAGCTGTGAGACAGGCCATTAATTATTGCATCAACAGGCAGCAACTGATGATGTACATGCGTAACTCTATAGGTACTGCAGCTACTGCGGGTATAGTACCAAAAGGATTACCATCGAATAACACCGCAACAATAACCGGGTATCAATATGACCCTGCAAGGGCGGCGCAGTTGTTAAGGCAGGCGGGCATTGACAGGAAAAACGCGCCGGTAATAAAACTGCTTACAATTCCTGTTTATGCAGATATAGCAAGTTTCGTAGCAAAACAAGCGGCCGATATTGGTTTGGTTATACAGGTGGAGGTAATACAAAAAAGTTTATTGCTGCAGCAAACGGCGAAAGAGCAGGCGCCTTTTTTCAGGGCAAGCTGGATTGCCGATTACCCGGATGCGGAAAATTACATGACTATGTTTTACAGCAAAAACCCGGCTCCGCCCAATTATACACGCTACAACAATCCATTTTTTGATGCATTGTACGAAGAGGCTTTGCAGGAAACCAATGACTCACTCAGGTATGCATTGTAC encodes the following:
- a CDS encoding M1 family metallopeptidase yields the protein MKKILVLLLCTASSAGFVKAQLGEKKATFTHQDTLRGSLNAERTWWNVLHYDISVKPDYSTKTITGKTGIKYKVTQSSYPAFMQIDLQEPLVIDSVLFGNSNRPLQFTKDGNAWHVNVPKQPANAVNDVTVYYHGKPREAVRPPWDGGWIWKKDSLGRPWMSVACQGLGASVWYPCKDHQSDEPDSGATLTMIVPDTLIGVGNGRLKNKSSNGGLATYTWEVVNPINNYNIIPYIGKYENWTDTFMGEKGKLDLSYWVLDYEIPKAKKQFEQVKLMLRAFEYWMGPYPFYEDGYKLVQSPHLGMEHQSAVAYGNKFLNGYLGRDLSGTGWGLKWDFIIVHESGHEWFANNITSNDIADMWVHEGFTNYSETLFTDYYYGAKAGNEYNAGTRKGIQNDINIIGPYGVNKEGSGDMYPKAGNMLQAIRHSIDNDGQWRQILRGLNKTFYHQTVDTKQVEEYISKTSGIDFSKVFDQYLRTTQIPQLDYYYTNDGKTFCYKWSDCVPGFNLQLALNNGNGNIRLKPTTKWQKLSVSAADKALLDGNFITSLYYVTVKEQAQIK
- a CDS encoding ABC transporter substrate-binding protein; translated protein: MNGTMDLNQQQGYTQPQQNCARCPIALLPLKSATQQVFNLYSTARLIHVFFLLCILLSCARKQQNDQQVFYYNETTGVATLDPAFARNQSIMWVTHQLYNTIVEMDADLNIAPSLAKTWEISADRLIYTFHLRKDVYFNDDNVFEGGKGRLLTANDVVYSLQRIVDTKTASSGAWIFNNRVDAVNGFTAINDSTFQLTLLRPFQPILGILTMQYCSVVAREAVEKYGNDFRSHPCGSGPFRLKYWDEGQAMVLEKNKQYWEKDETGKQLPYLDAVKISFYDNKATEFLEFRQKRLSFINDIDPSFKDEVLTKKGTLRNEWKDKILLDKHAYLNTEYFGILVDTQNALVKNSPLKTKAVRQAINYCINRQQLMMYMRNSIGTAATAGIVPKGLPSNNTATITGYQYDPARAAQLLRQAGIDRKNAPVIKLLTIPVYADIASFVAKQAADIGLVIQVEVIQKSLLLQQTAKEQAPFFRASWIADYPDAENYMTMFYSKNPAPPNYTRYNNPFFDALYEEALQETNDSLRYALYRKMDQLVIDDAPVVPLFYDEVIHLVNKEVVGFPANALNLLELRRTQVKKQ
- the msrA gene encoding peptide-methionine (S)-S-oxide reductase MsrA, with the protein product MDLSTAKMKTSVHYDTATFGTGCFWCTEAIFERLNGVVKVTSGYSGGSVLNPTYEEVCTGTTGHAECCQVVYSPDVISFDELLEVFWKTHDPTTLNRQGNDVGTQYRSVVFYHTPDQKEKAAYYKNELDSSGAFKDPIVTAIEPYKNFYSAEAYHQEYYNSNPSQMYCRFVIMPKVEKFEKVFKDKLKTNALSQK
- a CDS encoding lipopolysaccharide biosynthesis protein, which gives rise to MSGIRKQAIISSIVIYIGVAVGVLNTYLFVTKGTFSQDQYALTRLFNDIGQNFYIIASLGIIPIVYKFYPYYKDNLPEKEIDLLSRAFVYAAIGFLLVAIGAYFFEPVIVQKFGTKSKLLVDYYLYIIPYFFGYLLFSLLEGYAWALQKTILPHFLKETGMRLYILLLACLYLFEWIDFKRFMQLFSLAYVIMAVVLLIYLVRTGRFKFHFKASRVTKKFKKKMLAMQIFIFGGIVVSTIGQTIDGLMIASIRGLEDAAVYLLALYTSSLMQIPVRSIQAIATGVLVRLWKDKNLAEIKRIYYRSSINLLLIALFIFGNVWLNIADALDVFNVQEAYKAGIPLVFIFGIIRVIDAGTGLNAQVIGSSTYWRFEFLSGVVMLALRIPLVYVFVKEFGIIGSVYGDFISLTVYNFIRFEFLRRKFGFQPFSNKTVIAIVLALVAYAVSFWLFRQFHGFVFLLLRSAVFSGIMIGGIFLFNLTPDALQIMETVKKRLKLNV